TTACCGTTTATCATTCATCATCAAGATTTCACTTCCGTGCTACGATAAGACAAATTCAAAAAATTATAAAAAAAGAAAACATTGAATTACTGCATTGTCATTTGCCGAGAAGTCAGTATACCGGAATAATTATAAAACTAATACACAAAAAAATAAAACTGGTATTTCATGAACAAGGAGATGTTATAGACCCTTTTCCTTTAAATTTACCGGCTTATAAATTTTTCGGTAACCTAATCGAACATGTAATTTGCTGCTCAGATTTTGTCAAAAACACACTGGAAAAGAAAAGTAGATTTCCCGGAGAGAAAATTTCAGTTCTATACAATTTTGTTGACAGAGATGTTTTTACGGCAAGCGATAGGGTACCCGGTAAAAAAATCAATATAGGTTTTGCCGGCAGACTTACACAACATAAAGGTTGGCGAGATTTTTTAGAAGCTACGGCTAAACTTTCACAAAAACGACCGAATATTTGTATTCATATTGCAGGTACGGGAAAAGATAAAAGAAAAATGCTGGATACAGCGAAATCTCTCTTTCCTGATTCTCAATTTATGTACCATGGTTTTGTAAAAAAAATGGATGATTTCTACCGGGAAATGGATTTCATCTGCATGCCCTCCCATCGGGAACCTGTCGGAATGGTTCATATAGAAGCGATGGCAAGTGGTAAAATCGTAATTGCATCAGATGTTCCCGGAATGAATGAACTTCTTATTCATAATAAAAATGCATATTTATTTGAGGCTGGTAATATTAATGATTTGCAAATCAAATTATCAAAAGCTTTAGATAATTCAGAAAAAAACAGCTTTTTATTAAAAAATGCAGAAAAGCTGCTCACTAAAGTTAGCTTTTCTGCATTTGATGAAAATCTTCAAAAGATATATCAGAATAAAATCTTAGCGCCTGATAATTAGTTTTGATACCTGAAGCTTTCCTGAACTTTCAGTAATAACAAAGTATTCACCCGGTGCTAAATGGTTCACCTGAATTGTATGTTCAGTAAAGTAATTATTTAATGCAAAGCTTTCGATAACACGGCCTTTAATATCCGAAATATAAATATTTTTGATACTTTCTCCTGAGTTTTCCTCTATAATAAAATAATCAGAAGCCGGATTCGGATAGATTTTTAGTTCACTCTCAGAAAAATCAGCTTCACCAATAAAAGTGCAGTTATCCACTACTATACGAATAGTATCTCTTGAAAAGCAATCATTGGTTAATGATTGAACAGTATAAATTACCTGATACTCACCAGGACCGGTAAAAGAAGGATTAAAGTTATTGCTCGTAACCCCAAAGCCTTGGTAAATCCCACCTATAGGTGTAACCAATTGATTCAGATTAAAAACAGGATCATCATCACAAAAGCTTTCTTCCGGTTGGTTAACGGTTAACTCCGGTTTTTCTTTTATCAATAGATTTATAGAATCTGTAGCAGAGCAATTAAATTCATTAGTCACAACGACAGTATAAACATTTGATTCGGTAGCTTCCAGTATTTGTGAGTTGCTGCCATCAGACCACATAAAGTCAGCACCTTCATTTGCGGCATCTACAAATACAGGGCCTCCGCAAATTTCAATATCAGCACCCAAATCTACCACCGGAACAGGATTCACTGTAACATCTATAGTATCCCGGGAAATGCACCCGTATACATTTTCGGCTAATACAGTAACTAATTGAGAGGTATTTACCTCAAATAAACTATCTGTAATTTGGTCATTCCAGATAACTACATCCTTATCAGAACCCGCTTGAAAAACAATTCCTCCACAAACAGTTGTATCGGCACTTGTTATATTCGTTTCAGGAAAAGGGCTAACAATTATTTCCGCTTCTACCGGATCTGTTTGACAGTTTTGTATGTAATTAATTTTGCCACTCCATCTGCGGGGAGAAAGGGGATTTGTAAATGGATACTGATTACCGGTTGCTTCTAATAATTGTATATTATCATCCTGTACATGTATATTTCCAAGACCGGTTCCACTAGTATAACGCTGAACATTACCGGATGTAGAAGTCAAATAAAATGAGTAATTATCACCGGCAGGAATAGATACATTTACATCAATAGGTACAGGCGTTAAAATATCTTGTGGGTTTGCCGTAACAAATGCAGATCCGACTAAAGTCCAGGCAGATGGAGTTTGTTCAAATCCCTGAAAACTTCCTTGCTTGTAATAAATTTCGTAGTTGGTACTTGTAGTTAAATAAACTTCAAAGCTTAAAATTTCAACGTTTTCCAGAGCGACAATTTCAATCATATTACCGGGAAAAGTTGATCCAAATAAAGCCGGAGTTTCTAGATCTGTTTCTTCACTACCTCCTAATGTAACAAAATAAGATGTGGTCTCTGTTAAAACCGGTGTTACAAATATATTTCCGGTGTCTAATAAATTGCCTCCTGTTTCCATATCAAACCAGCTAACTTCAGAACCTTGTACTTCCAAAGTTACACTTCCGGAGCCACAAATCGTATCACCGGATAATTCAGGTGGCTGCTGAGCAGTACATTGAGCACTCAGTTTGCTTGTTGTAAACGTCAATAAAAGCAGAAAAACAAAAAAATAAGTAAATTTTAGCAGTTTCATGTTAATTAATTTTTAGTGTTGTACATTAACTTAGGTAACGTAAATATATTAAAAAACATCAAATAAAAAGTCGTTTACAATAAAAAATATTTGTTAAAAAACTTATTGTTTACTGTTTATAATCAACTCTTAACAAGACTTTACTTGCTAATAAAATGTATAAATAACAGATAAGCAGTTCATAAATTTTAATCTTCACTGATTTAACGCAAAACATGTATTTTTTCAATACACTCACCTTCATTAGTCTTTAAAAATAAAAAATAGGTGCCGTTTGCTAAATCCGCGAGATTTAATATCTGTTTATTTTTTTCCCAATAAACTAAACTACCTCTCACATCAAAAATTTTCACTTCGTTTTCTGAATTAAAATCAGAATTAATCGAAGAATTAAAGATCCTCAAATTATCTTCAACCAAAGGGTTAGGGTGGAAATTACAAGCAGCTTTAACCTTAGACTCTTGAACATTCGTAGAAGATTTTTTGATATTAACCGTATAAGTAACATTAAAGGTGTCTGCCGGGGCATTTACATCCCACAACTTAAAACTAAAATTAGCCAATCCGGCTTTATGATTTGGATATACCTGAGCAATAAAAACAGGTATATAATCTAAATCCTGCTCTCTGTGCAAAACATAAATGCTACTTTCAGGAACACTATCTTCAAAAAAGACATCTCCTACTTCCATGGTGAATCCCCATTCTTCCGGGAAATTTTTCTTCAAATCACGTTTCCAGGCTATCTCCACGCTATCCTGAGTTAGGTTTGTAAAAAAACTCACCTGATATACGACATGTTCTGTATCAAAATCCTCTATATAAAAATTAGTTGGTTGTAAATCAAATCCCGGCTGTCCATTGCAAAAAGGAATAAGAAGAAAATAGCTCAAAAAAAGAGAGACAAGATAGTTTTGCATGATTATTTTTTTTAGAAAACTAAAATACAAAATTACTAATGAGAATTTCGAATTATATTTTTTTAGTATCTGTTTTACTCGTCTTTCGAGTGGATTTTAATAAAAAATATAGCCTCACTTTATGCGTCTAAAGCCGGAAGAAGAATGGAAAAATTATGATGGAAAATCTGCTTCGCAAGTCTTTCTTGTCCGGTAGCGGGGGCGCTACGGACAGCTGGGAATGTAATTTTATTCTAATAAATTAAAATCGTTAGAAAACTTCTTCAACTCACTTTAAACCTCAATTTAAATCGAAAATATATCCTTTTTCTCTTTTATCTTTTTTCTTGATAAAAAAGATAGAAAAAAATCAAGGGCTGTGAGACCTTGTCCTAATAAAAACTACGAAAACCTACACTATCACGACAAAACTCGCTACGCTATTCGCTGAAAATTTTCCAAATTTTCAGATAGCTGTGCTTCAGACAGTTGTCGTGATCGCGTTCCGGTTTTCTTGTTTTATTGGACAATCCCTCAAGGCCCGATTAACGGCACATAAGGCTTTTATATCGATATAGATGATAAACTCTTTGCAGAAAGAACATAATGAAACTCCCTCACAGAAGGAATGCGGCCTTTATTCCGGACTTGGGGGACCCGCTGCTTGAATCTTGCGTGAAAAATTTTACTGTCTGACGCCAGGAGTTTAAAATTTTTAGCAAGTGAAAGCACAGCAGGCCAAGGAGGAATTCAGACGCGATTTTTTTTTAATAATGAAAAATAAATTTCAAACTATCGTTTCACAGGCGGATGTCTGCGATAGAGTGAATTGCCCTACTCCTTAAATATACTCCTGCGTAGTTACAAACTACGCATAGCCCAGACTGTATCATTAAGGTGAAAAAGGTGCAATAACAGGATGCCCTTGCTCTACAACTTCAAAAATTTCACGGAGTAATATAACTATGCCAAGTAAAATCAATGAAATGCTAAACAAATATCCTCTAAATTCACCAGCATTGTAATCTGGCTTAGGTAATGGGTTTTTATACAAGAAATATAAATTCCAAAATCCAAAAAGAATACAAGCCACTGCTATTATAAACAACAACAATTTCATAACAAATCTATTCTGAATTTAATATTTCTTCCCATCTATCGCAAGCGTCCCCATCTATCGCAAGCGTCCGCTTGTGATACGGCTGATACAACTTCTTTGTATAAAAATATTCCATCTCATCAATTAACATGTAAATCTAATCCTTTTAAATTAATTGTTCAAAAAACTACTACTACAATTCAATTTCAATATTTCATTATCTACATGCATAATCACCGG
This portion of the Chitinophagaceae bacterium genome encodes:
- a CDS encoding T9SS C-terminal target domain-containing protein; this translates as MQNYLVSLFLSYFLLIPFCNGQPGFDLQPTNFYIEDFDTEHVVYQVSFFTNLTQDSVEIAWKRDLKKNFPEEWGFTMEVGDVFFEDSVPESSIYVLHREQDLDYIPVFIAQVYPNHKAGLANFSFKLWDVNAPADTFNVTYTVNIKKSSTNVQESKVKAACNFHPNPLVEDNLRIFNSSINSDFNSENEVKIFDVRGSLVYWEKNKQILNLADLANGTYFLFLKTNEGECIEKIHVLR
- a CDS encoding glycosyltransferase family 1 protein produces the protein MSKIQVNTLHIIDNLWLGGAQTVVKGIFEKYSQNENFHLFVLRDTDEKMSVENKNVTVYHSSSRFHFRATIRQIQKIIKKENIELLHCHLPRSQYTGIIIKLIHKKIKLVFHEQGDVIDPFPLNLPAYKFFGNLIEHVICCSDFVKNTLEKKSRFPGEKISVLYNFVDRDVFTASDRVPGKKINIGFAGRLTQHKGWRDFLEATAKLSQKRPNICIHIAGTGKDKRKMLDTAKSLFPDSQFMYHGFVKKMDDFYREMDFICMPSHREPVGMVHIEAMASGKIVIASDVPGMNELLIHNKNAYLFEAGNINDLQIKLSKALDNSEKNSFLLKNAEKLLTKVSFSAFDENLQKIYQNKILAPDN
- a CDS encoding T9SS C-terminal target domain-containing protein — its product is MKLLKFTYFFVFLLLLTFTTSKLSAQCTAQQPPELSGDTICGSGSVTLEVQGSEVSWFDMETGGNLLDTGNIFVTPVLTETTSYFVTLGGSEETDLETPALFGSTFPGNMIEIVALENVEILSFEVYLTTSTNYEIYYKQGSFQGFEQTPSAWTLVGSAFVTANPQDILTPVPIDVNVSIPAGDNYSFYLTSTSGNVQRYTSGTGLGNIHVQDDNIQLLEATGNQYPFTNPLSPRRWSGKINYIQNCQTDPVEAEIIVSPFPETNITSADTTVCGGIVFQAGSDKDVVIWNDQITDSLFEVNTSQLVTVLAENVYGCISRDTIDVTVNPVPVVDLGADIEICGGPVFVDAANEGADFMWSDGSNSQILEATESNVYTVVVTNEFNCSATDSINLLIKEKPELTVNQPEESFCDDDPVFNLNQLVTPIGGIYQGFGVTSNNFNPSFTGPGEYQVIYTVQSLTNDCFSRDTIRIVVDNCTFIGEADFSESELKIYPNPASDYFIIEENSGESIKNIYISDIKGRVIESFALNNYFTEHTIQVNHLAPGEYFVITESSGKLQVSKLIIRR